ctgcaatgaccaggttcaggatcagctacttccccacagccatcaggttattaaacttggctcgaacaaaactttgaacattaatagcccattatctgttgtttgcattttatcagtttatttattcatgtgtgtatatatttatattatggtatatggacacactgacctgttcagtattcatgcctactatgttctgttgtgctgaaacaaagaaagaatttcagtgttctatcaggtacacatgacaataaactctcttgaatcttgctttcaccaaggagaaggacatggaggacagtgagatcagtttgGTGGATGCTGATATGCAAAGGTAGTTCGAGATTAAGAAAGAGGAAGTAATGGGACTTGAAGACCATTAAGGTGGATATATCCCCAGTACCTGATTGGaacctatcccaggttattgagagaggaatGAGTGAAGATTGTGGGTGCCTTGACAAATATCTTTGCTTCTCCTCTAGCCAGAAGCATggtcctggaggactggagagtagctaatgttattgcgAAAATTAagaagggaattatagaccagtgagcctcatGCCAGTGGAAAGGAATATATGGAGAACTTCTTTGGGATCGGatctactcccatttggaagggaATGGGTTAATTAGAGAGGGTCAGCATGGTCAACAGGTCATGTCTTGCTAACGATcaggttttttgaagaggtgatcaATAAGGGTAGAGTGGTGGGTGTTGTCTATACGATATTAGTAagccatttgataaagtcccccatggtaggaTAATCCAgaaatgtaaaggagatgtgtggagcaagtttttttaacCTCTgctggtgaatgcctggaatacTCTGCCGGGGGTTGCAGTTCacgtagatatgatagtggctttaAAGACATTTTGTGATATCAACTTTTGGGGTATGGAGAGGCAGAAACTGGAGGCATATGGATTATTTGCAGGCAGACAAGAgcttgtcttggcatcatatccgttacagacattgtgagccaataGCTTATTTTTGTGcaatactgttctatgctctatgagtTTAACATGAATACATCAAACAATGTTTCTAATATTTGAAGAGTTGATAAACCAAACTGCATAGAATGGTGGTGATCAACAGGAGAGCTCATGGCAGGATTATGAGGAAGTCAAGTTGGTCATAACGATGGGCTTCATGATGGTCCATTGCATTATGCTTTCCCATGATTCACTAAGAGGGTTTTTTTAACATGGTGTTTATATGTATATTATAGGTTACTTGGAACGGAGCTTGGTTACCAATCAAGATGTTATTTAAACGACTCCTCTGGCTGATGGTATTAATTGGATTTAGCTACTGTGATGAAACAAGTGAACAACCGGATGTTGCTGACGTTGAACCTGAACTTGAAGCTGAAGCTGacgctgaccctgaccctgaccctgaccctgaggCTGAGACTGAGGCTGAGGCTGAGGCTGACCCCGAACCTGAACTCGAACCCGAACCTGAACCCACCGTCGACATTAGTCCACCGGAAACTCCAGCAACACCTCTGCAAGAAGCTCCTCGAGTTATTGAAGGTTGCCGGAACTGGATGGCAGGAATACCTGGCAGTCCTGGCCACAATGGCATCCCTGGTAGAGATGGTAGAGATGGCCGTGATGGTGCAAAGGGAGAAAATGGGGCAACAGGTAATGGAGATAGAGACGCACACTGCGTGTAGTTGGAGTGTACTTTGATGGGTTATAATTTTGCATTATTTTGTCTTCATTGTTACCATCTCCACCCACCTGCTAATCACCCCTCCTCACCTAGAGTCaaggagtcaaagagtcatacagattgcaaacaggccctttagcccaacctgGCCTCGAATaaaatgccccatcaacacttgcccctgtttggttcatatccctctaaacctttccaatcatgtacctgtacaaatgtctttcaaatgttgttatagtacccacaccaactacctcctctggcagctaattccacaTATCCACCATCCTTATGTGTAAAAGAtgcctatgaaatctttcccctttcaccttaacctatatcctctggttcttgatccccttgctctgagtaaaagactgtgcttctccctatctattcatctcatgatctaatacacctttataagctctcagccccctgctctctaAGGCCTAGTccaagcctatccaacctctctccctttagcccaggccctcaaatcctggcaatattcttataaaatcttttctgtgctctttccagcttaataacatctttcctatggcagggtgaccagaactaaacacaataccccaaatgtggcctcaccaataccttgttcaactgtaatataatattccaacttctatacgcaataccctgactgatgaaggccaatgtgccacaagccttcttgaccatcatATCTACTTGTGATGTCACTTGACCTGTGACTTGTGATGACCCATTGACGGCATGCATGTTCCATCAGGTAGTCCACAGAGTCATGGATCATATGAAAGATTAAGGTTGTCTCATTGAAACTCACTCGGATTCTGTTTTAACACATGCTTTTGAACGTAAACCACCTTAACACAGTTTCCAACGTCGTTTCAGCTATTTTACGAGGGATCTAATTGGACATTAAAAGTAGATGCAGCACATTTTTTACATCATTATTCATAAAATCACAGGATAGATGCACATGGATAGAGGGTATTTGGCTTGTCAAACATAACATGAGAAATAGAAACTGAGGCAGCCTTCCAATCCTTCATCCTATTCTACCATTCAATAAGACGCGGCTGATATCTTTTGTCAGTGCCACTTTATTCCACTAATCTCTTTATTCCATTACATTGAAATTCTTATGATTCCATTTCATATATGAATAATTAAACCACTCACACTCCCCACCCTTCCTCCAAATGTCTGAAGATTCTTTTCTTTTGGATATTTATCCACTTTTTAATGCTATATTTGAGTGTGTCTCCTCTGCTACCACTGGCATTTTATACTAATTGCCCACTTTTTGAAAATAAATCTCCTTTTACTTTGGGTTCTTTTGCCagccacattcattctgtgtccCTTGGTTCTTGGTCCCACCACCAAAAACAATTTTCCTCTATCTTCATGATTTTTAATATCTCAGAACCTCTATTTTTCTCAGGAGAACAATCCTAAACTTCTCCAATCAATCTATATAATCAACCTCACATCTCTGGAACATTTTTTGTAAACTCCTTTAGTGCCCTCCACACAGCAGTCTTCACTTCTCTCCGAAAGTGTGACCCCTGAACTGAACACTGCACTCTGATTATTTCCAAACCAATAGGGTCACTCTGATTTTCATGTTCTGAGGCTCACTCTATCCATCTTTAAAGCGCAGGATCTGAATCTCGgaccactttcaacaaactatgcaCATATAACTAGAGATTTCTCTATCTTATGTTGCTTTCAGAATTATACTATTCTGTATATTTTGCCCCTTCTCAACAAGTGATTCATATTTCCTAGTATTGAATTTTCTTAGCCACATAACATTTTCTTATGTTCAAAGGCATGTGTTACAACAGGATCTGAGTGAGTTTCAATCAGACTACCTTGATTTTTCACGCAGTCTATCCACTCCATTAACCTATCTGTATCCACTTTACTTCTATTAAtttcctcctcacatttcacTATGCCTGCAATTTTCGTGTCTGAAAAACACTGGACATGTTTTTGTAATTGTGGAACCATGTTACAAATGCTGCGCACTATGAGATTCACTGCGAACTGAGATGAATAACCAGTTCATCTATTATGTAATAGCAGTTAAACCAGAAAACAATGGAATTAGACCTATATTTACAAATACTTATATTGTTCGGATCAGATGCATTTTCCTAGTATCTATTCTAGAATGGAACGTTGATCTAATTTTGTTGGAATAACGTTTTCAATCAGCATTTCACTGGAAAACACGGTGTAAGAATTGGAAATGTTAGATGTATTTTCAATACAATTCTTGTGTAAGTAAGtaagaaagtaagtaagtaagtaagtttattggccaactattcacatacaaggaatttgccttggtgctccacccacaagtaacaacatgatatagtgacagttacgaattactcagaaaacactaaacattaataataataaaacattaatgataaaacaccactgatcaaccttgtgaaccaacaaaataccagatcaaagggaggctacagatttttggctgttgagtagagcaactacgtGGAtataaactgtttttatgtctggctgtgacagtaGTTGCTAAGGGAGCCTTTTCAATAGCCTGGTTCAAGCAACAAAGGTTTTCCTTCATAGGTTCCTGATTATTGCACCATCTAATATTGCACAACACCGAGTTATtgtgatcaagaaggaactgaacTAGGTTTAGTTCCTTTGttagtagaaacaaagagctggagatgctggtttataccaaagatagacacaaagtgttggatgcAGCCagaccgctgagttaatccaacactatgtgtctatctttaattcctTCATTGTCCATGTTAGGATTGATGGGACTCTAGAGGATTGATGGGACCTTCAATCTTCTAGAGTTAGATCCTCGGCACCtggtgagcagagggggactgagtaagatggccaaaaatcacagccgtaagtggtagagttttatctaaaatcaatatacagtgcaaacaggaagttgtcaagtttagacttttaatcatttgccatttcaaagcaaccgccaccaaccatttgctgtgctttatttcaaccacattttcattttcaaaccacatttaggccactcaaggtcagtaaaaccacactcacagtttagtagacatctgttcagtgttattcacagctcagactgagagacgtgaccctctcactcccccatcttgcagaggctgactgaggcactcaacacttctgggttttatagtccctccagaaggggcgtggccttcaggagagggaatctcaacattttttaaacaccaataactctttcatttttcatcgatgggaaaaatcctcaagtCCTTTTTAatttaatccaactattaaattgtccagcgattttaaaaaaacgggaacggaagtcgatcgatttttcttcatcgactaaCCCGAGGAAATCCCTTTCCTACAAgtgatacaaacctgcattttaatcccacccccccccccccccctccaccaaagGCACCGTAGTCGCACATGCAgccagtggcagatctgcagcgccgctgaaagaAGGTTTTGTAACCGCTAATGTATGAGCAATGGTTTATGTAGACTTGGCTATGGCTCCAAACTCATTGGAGGAGGCTGTCCTCTGTATTGCATCAATGACAGTCTGGAAGAGTGGGTCAGCATCTTATTGTCGAATCAACTGATTACCAATTAATTCCCCTGAAATCAATAGAACAAATGATGGGTAGGATTCATGATGACGGGGGCACCACTAGGCCAGTTACTCCTCCTGCAGCTCTTTGGTGGCAGTGGGACCACACAGCTGATGGCAGCAATGGAACTTGTTGCAAACAGCTATCAAGTTGGGAGATTTTAAAAGTCCATAAATACAATTCTCAGTGAAAGCGCACCACTCTTAGAAGTAAAACATGTGATGTCAATGTAAAGCTGATGCATAAACTGTGGAGATTAATAAATGTCATTCATTGCCTTTCTATTCCTTAGGAGAATCAGGACCAAAGGGCGATGCGGGAGAGCCTGGCACGCCGGGATTAGATGGTAAAGAAGGATTTGCTGGGCTTCCAGGAGATAAAGGAGTAAAGGGAGACAGTGGCTATTCTTACCGTTCTGCATTCAGCGTGGGACTCACCACAAGAAATCCTGTCCCAAACATGCCTATTAAGTT
This sequence is a window from Leucoraja erinacea ecotype New England chromosome 14, Leri_hhj_1, whole genome shotgun sequence. Protein-coding genes within it:
- the LOC129703773 gene encoding adiponectin-like — its product is MLFKRLLWLMVLIGFSYCDETSEQPDVADVEPELEAEADADPDPDPDPEAETEAEAEADPEPELEPEPEPTVDISPPETPATPLQEAPRVIEGCRNWMAGIPGSPGHNGIPGRDGRDGRDGAKGENGATGESGPKGDAGEPGTPGLDGKEGFAGLPGDKGVKGDSGYSYRSAFSVGLTTRNPVPNMPIKFSKIFYNDQNHYSDDTGKFSCPFSGVYFFSYHITVYTKDVKVGLYKNNRVIIFTYDQFQSNDVDQAGGSVAIHLDEGDEVWLQVYGDNTFNGIYADNNNDSIFTGFLLYPDLH